DNA from Pajaroellobacter abortibovis:
TGTAGTTATTATTGGTTGGATGACCATCAAGCAGCACAAGGAGCCGATTCCCGTTGTTGCCAAGGGGGGAAATCCCTCGTACGCCTACGCTGGTATAAGCATTATCAAAGGAGAGGTAAATCCCTCGTATTCCGCGCACTGCTTCTGCAATAGACCAATAGCCCATTGCTCGAAGCTCTTGTGCTGTGATGACAGAAACGGAACTGGGTGCATCTTCGATCGACTCATCCATGCGGGAAGCAGCGAACACTTCTGCACTGGGGATCATTTCTAGGTCCAGCTTGGTCTGTTCCTCACTTTCGATACTAAAATTTCGCTCAATCGTTTGATATCCGGGTTGAGAGAGGCGAAGATGATGAATACCTACAGGTACTTTGACAACAGTGGGTGTGAAACCAACAAAACGACCATCAACTTCGATCAGGGTATCGCGTACACTAGTATTGATCACGAGATTCCCTGTGAATGGGGTAAGTACAGAGCGTAGCATATAAGTCTGACCTTCTTGTGTTAAGTTGATGGTGTTCTGTGAGCTGTGGAATCCTTCTTTAAAAAAGAAAAAGTTGTGAGAGCCTAAAGGGACGGAAAGCGTGCAAGGGGTCTTGCACGTGAGATGAGAGCTTGGTGTATCAACAGCCACCTGTACTTCTTCAGGAGAACTTGTGATTTGGACGGAGGCTGCGAGGGGAGATAACTTTAAAGAGACAGTTTTTTCTTCTCCTGCCTGCAGATGTATTGGTTGAGATTGAGCGGAATGAAAGCCTTCTGATTCGGCAATAATTACATAAGTGTCAGGTACTAACCCCAGAATTTGGGGGGTAGAACCCCAAGAGCCGAGATCCTTCCGATTGACGTAAAAAGGGATTCCTGGTGGGTCTGTGGCGACGTGAATAATCCCGATGTAAGGCTTGATCCGATTGATGGCCTCTAAGATCCGTTTCTGCAGTACGGGATTGATTTCCTCTGCAAGAGAGTATTGGTAATAACGAAAAGCATCGGGGTAGTTCAGTAAATTTTCATACGTCCTTGCAATGTTGAAGATGACATTGCGGTTGGGGACCAAGCGATTGGAGAGGAAGAAGTGTTCCAGTGCGCATTGATAGTCCTGCAGCTTGTAGCATTTGGTTGCTTTCTCGAAGTGCAGATTTGCTTCTGAAGCTAAATCTAAAACAGCTGACGCATTGCTTGCTTTGAGAGAGAGAAATAAAGATAACCAGAACGCAAGGAGAGAAAGAAACTGCTTAAAGAGAGCCATCATCAGAACCTAAAAGAGTCAAGGAACGATAAATGGATACAGCAAGTTGTTGGCATATATTATATGTAGTAGAATGACTGAGCAAAAATTCGCGTTCTCAATAAAAAAGCAAGCAATAGTGGGGCGACCGACGGGGATCGAACCCGCGACAACTGGAGCCACAATCCAGTGCTCTACCAACTGAGCTACGGCCGCCATAATCCATTTGATTGAACTCCTCCACCATACTCATGCTTGCTTCAGGTGCAAAGGGGAAGTTACCTTTCTTGAGATTTTTTCCACAAGCGATTGTGTACTTCCTGTAAATACTTGTGAGCCGTACAATCGAGTGATATTTTAAACGGACATTATCTATAGGGATGAAATATACTTCTACCTTCAACAGTTTTTTTGTTTATGAAAAATTTATTCTTTTTTAAGATCTAACATTTGAGGGTATATGCGAAGCAAGATCATCGCTTTAAACGCTGCGATTGTTCTATTGGTTGGTTTTTTATCATTGACGCTTGTCAATTCATCAGTGAGGCAAGCTGTCAATGACCCAAATCAACGACTTGAACTTGCACGCCGTCAAACCTTGGGTGCAGCTGCTCGTATTCAACTCGCAGTGTTGCAGGCAGAGCGATGGATGACTAGTCGAGGAAGAGAGCCTGCAACTCTTGAACCTTTAAAAAAGGCTGATCCCGCAGCTCGTGGCGATGCTGCAACTTTCTTTTGCGATACTCTCTTGGTGGATGCGAAAAGAGCGACTATCTTTGAAGGGATGGTCCCCTCTCTCGTTTTGATGGTGGATCAGGCAGGCAAGATTGTAGGTAGAAGTGGCTCTGGCTTGTCCCGAGGGGAAGAGATCACTTCTGTTTATCCTGCTCTCAAGGTGGCCATCACTTCTGGACAATCGGGATCGGATGTGTGGGCTAATGCCATCCGGAATGATCACTTCATTGTTTCTTATGCGCCTGTGTGGGGTGAGGCAGACAAGGTGGAGGGGCTCATTGTCCTTGCAGTGAATCTCAATGATGTGTTGTCTCTCGCGGATGATTCTGTTGCTGCAGAGAGTCGATTCGCTTTGCTTGCTGCGGACAAAGGGACGAGTTGGCGTGTTATTGGTGAGTCGACAGCCAAAGAGAAACCTAGTCTTCAAATCGACGATCAGCTTCAGAATGTGATCCAAGCATCCTTAAACAGCCGAGATGCTACTTCATTGATGGAAAGCGATAAAATAATTGCGACTATACCT
Protein-coding regions in this window:
- a CDS encoding cache and HAMP domain-containing protein: MRSKIIALNAAIVLLVGFLSLTLVNSSVRQAVNDPNQRLELARRQTLGAAARIQLAVLQAERWMTSRGREPATLEPLKKADPAARGDAATFFCDTLLVDAKRATIFEGMVPSLVLMVDQAGKIVGRSGSGLSRGEEITSVYPALKVAITSGQSGSDVWANAIRNDHFIVSYAPVWGEADKVEGLIVLAVNLNDVLSLADDSVAAESRFALLAADKGTSWRVIGESTAKEKPSLQIDDQLQNVIQASLNSRDATSLMESDKIIATIPLQSFGDGRHTVLVASFYPVLLKSFALPIWWITGLGILLVIIVGVALGNSIIRPIKVLEEGLLAILNGHVEKRFELKHAELGGLAFRLNQLLGKLMGIEEDMTNEEGRPSMSPEARHFMDVMSVGDVWGQELFQGGGSVDSQVVDRLAKEDTESYYSRIFREYVDAKTALGESVENITRDVFVRRIQEMEKEAEQKFGARVRYCIQPSEKEVIFLAVAFP